One bacterium genomic window carries:
- the secE gene encoding preprotein translocase subunit SecE: MKKKIINFLSEVRMELEKVTWPERKALKLTTGVVVLLMILFAFYIGVVDIIFSKLIAVFLR; the protein is encoded by the coding sequence ATGAAAAAAAAGATTATTAATTTTTTATCAGAGGTCCGTATGGAACTTGAGAAGGTAACATGGCCTGAACGGAAAGCATTGAAATTAACAACAGGTGTAGTTGTATTACTTATGATTTTATTTGCTTTTTATATTGGCGTAGTAGATATTATTTTTTCAAAACTCATCGCAGTATTCCTGAGGTAA